The nucleotide window GACGCGCGCACCTCTGTCCATGAACGCGAAGTTCCGGGCCCGGCCCGGGCGGAAGGACCTTCCCGCCCGGAAGAACGGGAGCCCGGGCTGAGCGGACGGCGCCCGGGAAGCGCCGCCTGGGTCGCGGGGCTGCGTGAACCTTGGGGCTCTCCTGTTTCGGGTTCACGATCCCCGCGACCCGCCAAATATCCGAGTTGCGACACGATCACGGCATTGTGCCGGCGTGCGTGGGATCGTCCATCTGGCCTGGGGGCTTGCTCCAGCGCGGGCAAGGGCCGAAGGACGTGAACCGCGCGCCGGCACGCCCATTGCCATGGCTCCCGGCACGACCTTCGCCGCGGGCCCCGGCATCCCATCACCACGGGGCCGCGGGATTCCCCAGTGCCTGCACGTCCGAGATCACCTTCGGGTCCCTCGGGAACAGCCCCGCCCTGGCCAGCCTCGGCACCAGCTCCACCCACCGGCGCTCCTGCGCGAACACCTCCCGAAACAGCGTGCGCGCCTCGTCGGCGCGGCGGTTGGTGTACATCGAGACCGCCGCCCAGAACTTCAGCTCCACCACTTCGGGCGCCAGCTTCATGGCCCGTTCGTAGGCGTCCAGCGCCTCCACGGTGCGGTTGGCCGCGATGAAATTGTCCCCCTCGTCTTCCAGGTTGCAGGCGCGGCGCAGCCGCACCAGGCGGCGGAGCTCCTGGAGCGGGAGGGGATGATCCTCCACGCGCAGGTCGAAGATCCGGTCCTGCCACGGCTTGCCGGTGGATTTCGCGCGCACCACGATCTGGGCGGCGGACTGCTTCCCGCGAATGTCCCCGCCCGCGGCCTGACCCAGTTCCCCGGTGGCCGGATCGCGGGCCACGATGGAGAAGGTATGGGCCAGCGGGGAAGTCCTGCCCACGGCCGCCGCGAGGGGAGCCGGGGCCGGGCCGGGGGACGTGGCGGCCGGAGGAGTCGTCGCGCCGAGCGCGAGCAGGATCGAAGCGAGACAGGCCGGTACCATGGGGCCTCCTGTTGTCGGGATGGGCCCGGGATCGCGGCTCGCGGGGAGCTGCCTGACCCGGCGGGCACGCTCCGGGGACACCTCCGTTGGATGCGCACCCGGATGGTATACTCCAGCGGGCCGTCAACAAGAGGGGAGAATCATGGAGCACTCACCGGGGTTTCTGGCATTGGTGGACGCCGCCAAGCGGGGCATCCGCGAAATCACCATCGACGAATACCGAGACCGCGCCTCCCACGGCGAGAAATTCCTGCTGGTGGACGTGCGCGAGGACCTCGAGTGGCTGGCGGGGCGCATCCCCGGGGCGGCCCACCTGGGCAAGGGCCTCGTGGAGCGGGACATCGAGAAATCGTTCCCGGACAAGGATGCGCCGCTGGTGTTCTACTGCGGCGGCGGCTTCCGCAGCGCGCTGGTGTGCGACAGCGTGCAGAAGATGGGCTACCGTAACGTGACCTCGCTCGCGGGCGGCTACCATGGCTGGGAGGACGCCGGCCACCCGCTCGACACCCGGCCCCCGCGCGACGAGTGACCCGCGGGGCCGGAACTGCGCCGCCCCGGTCAGAACAGGCTGATCTTGATGTACTTCCTCGGGTTCGCCTGCAGGTCCTGCACCAGGCTGCGCATGTCCTTCACCAGGTCCTTCGACTCGTTGTAGAGCTGCTCGTCACGCGACAGCTTGCCCAGCACGCCACGGCCGGCGCTGGCGTCGCCGAGCAGGCTGTCCAGTCGCGCGGTGGCGCTGGCCGCGTGCTCGTACATCGCGGGATCCTTGAGGAAGCGACCCGCCGTGCCGGGCCCCTGGAGGGCTGAGCCCAGCGAGTCCACCGTGTGGCCCACCCGCACCAGGGCCTGCGTGGCCTGTTCCTGGTTGCGGCCGAGCGCCCGGGTGAGCGTCCGCATGTCCCGGGCCAGCGCCAACAGCTCGTCGTGCAGCTCCGCCGAGCGCATCGCCCGGCCCACGCTGCCTTCGCCGCGCGCCATCACGGCGGTCAGCGTGTCGAGGTGCGCCAGCACCGGCGAGAGCTGCGTGAGCGGGCTGTTCCTGCCGCTCACCATCTCCATGGGGTCGGACTGCTCCACGCCGCGGATCTCACCGCCGGGCGCGATCGCCGGCTGATCCTGCGAGCCCGCGGTGATCTGGAGGAACTTGTCCCCGAAGAAGCTGATGGCGTTGATGGACGCCTCTGAGTCGCGCCGGATGAACGGCCACGAGACCTTGTTCACGGTGGCGGTGACCTCGATGGTGTGCGTGGCGGCGAAGTGGTCCAGCGAGATCTTCTCCACCTGTCCCACCTCGAGCCCGTTGAGCCGCACCGGCGCGCCCACCACCAGGCCGCGGACGTCCTTGAAGTTCGCGCGGAACGTCTTCTTGGCGCCGATCATCACCGCGTCGCCGCCCTTGATCGAGGCCCACAGCAGGAATCCGATCGCGGCCACCGCCACGATTCCGATCTGCACCTGGCCCCAGCGA belongs to Candidatus Eisenbacteria bacterium and includes:
- a CDS encoding DUF1028 domain-containing protein, with translation MVPACLASILLALGATTPPAATSPGPAPAPLAAAVGRTSPLAHTFSIVARDPATGELGQAAGGDIRGKQSAAQIVVRAKSTGKPWQDRIFDLRVEDHPLPLQELRRLVRLRRACNLEDEGDNFIAANRTVEALDAYERAMKLAPEVVELKFWAAVSMYTNRRADEARTLFREVFAQERRWVELVPRLARAGLFPRDPKVISDVQALGNPAAPW
- a CDS encoding sulfurtransferase; the protein is MEHSPGFLALVDAAKRGIREITIDEYRDRASHGEKFLLVDVREDLEWLAGRIPGAAHLGKGLVERDIEKSFPDKDAPLVFYCGGGFRSALVCDSVQKMGYRNVTSLAGGYHGWEDAGHPLDTRPPRDE
- a CDS encoding MCE family protein; amino-acid sequence: MKRAGDIRWGQVQIGIVAVAAIGFLLWASIKGGDAVMIGAKKTFRANFKDVRGLVVGAPVRLNGLEVGQVEKISLDHFAATHTIEVTATVNKVSWPFIRRDSEASINAISFFGDKFLQITAGSQDQPAIAPGGEIRGVEQSDPMEMVSGRNSPLTQLSPVLAHLDTLTAVMARGEGSVGRAMRSAELHDELLALARDMRTLTRALGRNQEQATQALVRVGHTVDSLGSALQGPGTAGRFLKDPAMYEHAASATARLDSLLGDASAGRGVLGKLSRDEQLYNESKDLVKDMRSLVQDLQANPRKYIKISLF